A window of the Halichoerus grypus chromosome 2, mHalGry1.hap1.1, whole genome shotgun sequence genome harbors these coding sequences:
- the CPSF4L gene encoding LOW QUALITY PROTEIN: putative cleavage and polyadenylation specificity factor subunit 4-like protein (The sequence of the model RefSeq protein was modified relative to this genomic sequence to represent the inferred CDS: inserted 2 bases in 1 codon), translating into MREVIAGLEQLTFTFEKDVEMPKGTGLLPFQGMDKLGWAACNFFAKGLCDKGKLCPFRHSXGGKLMVCKHWLWGLCKKGDQCSFWDQYDVTRMPECYFYSKFGDCNNKECAFLHVKPAFKTRDCPWCDQGFCKDGPLCKHCHVHKTMCVNYLVGFCPEGPHGQFAHSPSSPWLAYGLLPHGVQKWEICSRLTRSMLMSSPKMNLFIQLELHEAG; encoded by the exons ATGCGAGAGGTCATTGCTGGGCTGGAGCAGCTCACCTTCACCTTCGAGAAGGACGTAGAGATGCCGAAGGGCACTGGCCTCCTGCCTTTCCAGGGCATGGACA aGTTGGGCTGGGCTGCGTGCAACTTCTTCGCTAAAGGGCTCTGTGACAAAG GGAAGCTCTGCCCGTTCCGGCACAG GGGGGGGAAGCTGATGGTGTGTAAGCACTGGCTCTGGGGCCTGTGTAAGAAGGGCGACCAGTGCAGTTTCTGGGACCAGTACGACGTCACCAGGATGCCCGAGTGCTACTTCTACTCCAAGTTCG GTGATTGCAACAACAAGGAATGTGCCTTTCTCCACGTGAAGCCAGCTTTCAAGACCCGAGACTGTCCTTGGTGTGACCAAGGTTTCTGCAAGGATG GTCCCCTGTGTAAGCACTGCCATGTCCATAAGACAATGTGTGTTAACTACTTAGTGGGTTTCTGCCCCGAGGGCCCCCACGGCCAATTTGCACA TTCTCCCTCATCCCCCTGGCTGGCGTATGGGCTCCTTCCCCACGGGGTTCAGAAATGGGAAATCTGCAGCAGGCTGACACGGAGCATGCTAATGAGCAG TCCCAAGATGAATCTTTTTATTCAACTCGAGCTACACGAAG CTGGATAG